The following DNA comes from Heliangelus exortis chromosome 2, bHelExo1.hap1, whole genome shotgun sequence.
ACGCATTAAATACACACATAAGTAAATCTCCTGGCAAAGTTAAGACATCGCTTTGCTTTCTTagctctttctctttcttgccCTTAAAATCTCCCCTATTCGTCTCCAAAGCTGCTATCCAGAGCGCAAAGCACAGCTCTCACAGCTGCCTGGTcatctttgaaaatattatcCCTTTCAAATTAAAGCATCCTCACTAATGTCTCTCTGGAAGGCAAATACTCATGGACCATCGCAGTCACATGTTCCTGTAGATACACGCACAAACAATATCAAATCTGACACAGAGAGCGTGTAAAATTTGCAAGGATTCCGCCTTCTAGCACACATAAGGAATCTTTCCTGtattcctccctccccccaaaaaatgtcttttcaatAATAATATTTGCTATGAAGGTTATTGGGTAATTATTGCAATTTTGTGGAACAGTCCTTGCTTGAGGTGAAGTCTGTCTCTGGATAACAAATGGCAGCCCGTGCAGTTCACTGCCAGGTTAAGTAAATGCAGAAAAGATAAATCTGCACACCCTAGGAATCACCAGCAGAGCTCGCTTTAGACCAAGTTCACAGTCAACTCGTTTGCCTAGACAAGGCTTCGCAAACAATTAGAGTTGTTTCTTTATGTTTAAATCAAGGAGAAATGACTAAGACCCTCGcatcagagagctgcagctttTCCCCCAACGCTCGTCGCTACATTCCTTCCAACCTCACGCCCAGAACTTACCCAGCATTTCACCTGCAATTGTAACCATTTAGCGCCTTTGAGTTACAGGCTTCCCTCCAACGCTGCCGAAAGGCTGTGCAAACTGATTTAACATCACTTTAACAAGCTGCGacattaaagaagaaaaaaaaaaaaaaaaaaaaggaaaaaaaaaaaaaaaggaaaaaaagagaaaaaaaaaaccaaatgaaataattaaagtGCTAAAGAATCCGATTTCTcaacagcaagaaataaaaataataatttttttttaaataataaaataaaacgCTATTAGAAAGCTGAGGGAAACGGCAGAACTATTGAAACAAACAGTGCGAGTCTCTTACTCCTAAAAGAAGCTGCATAGCTTTTGTATATCTTTGTGGTTAAGGGCGTTACAACTGCAGGTCAAAAAGTTGAGGGTCAAAAGTTTACGTTTTGCACCACTCTTAGTCATTCGCTCAGACAGAGTTTGATGTCAATGTTATAGCCGAGATCTTGACTATCAGCACAAAAGATAAAATAGCTTTGAGTTACGTGTGTATCACAGTATGGACTCCAGGTGAACCCTACTGGCTGAATGACCTCAATTACCGAGAAAAGGATAGAAAATTCCTCTTTTCAAGAGTAATTGTTGTATTTCATCTTGAATTATCGGCCACATTTGTGTCTGAGTATCTCGGGTTCAGTCGCGGCAGGTAAACACGCGTGTTACCCCCACAGCAGCCGCTGATGCTGCCTCCTCCGAGAGACAGGTAGCAAAACGCTTCACCCTTGTTTATTATATAATAACCTGCTTTAACAGGTTTAATGTTAAGCTTTCTCACTTTGCAAAATGGCAGGAAGATAAGATAGGAGGAAAGCTATTAACGCCTGTATCGATCCTAGCCGCGCCTTTATTTTTGCTCTCATTTCTGTAGCGACCGCTAAACTGTGCTTAAACAGGACATGCTGGAGCTAATAAGGGTTATATGTTTGGTCTGAAGGAGCTCGTTTAAACGTGGAGCAGTGGGGCCGTGTTGCGCTACCGGTGGAAAATGTTGTGGAGAAGCTGGCGCCCTGCAACCCTCCGTGATTTGGAGGGAATCTCACATCCTTCTGGAATTACCCGAGGTAGCACATCCCAGGGAAATCGGGAGCAGGGAGGGTTGttttccctccctccaccccccccgCCCTCGGTCTTCCCCAAAGAAAAAGTTTAGTGGAATTTCTTTGGGCTGGGAGTTATTCCCATGTTGCTGAGATTTTTTGTTCCTTGGTGTTGAAGCATTAGCTCCTCGATCAGGCGTgtctgcagggagagctggCCAACATCGCTTAGGGAATTTCATTCTGGGAGAGATCATAGCAAACCAGATTCACTCTGAAATTATGAGGAGGAGAGGTCGACGAAAGAGGGAAAGGATGTTCCCAAATATTCATAAACTGATATGCAAGGTGTGGAGGAGGGGACGGGGCGACGAAGAAGTCTCAGAAAGGGTTCACCTTACCCCCGTCCATGCCTTTCCACCCCCAAGGCAGGAGGCTACACCGGCCTCTGCGGAGAGGGAGTTACTCGCCAGAGACACAGCTGGATCGTGGCTGTCGAGTGATATTTCTTGGGGAACAAATATGCGAGGGGTTAGATTTCAGATTAGCCAAAGTGATTATTGGAGATTCTGCCTAAAGTACCTGCTGAAGCCTGGGGAGAACGTAATACTTATTCAGCATGCAGACGTGGTTCACAAGTTGCTGCTGTGGCTCACTTGTAGCGAGCCCTGGCATTACGTGTTTGGGGAGCCTGCCCTTGCTGGAGATAGTATATAACCTTTCACATGCACAGTATTTATTTGGTGTAAGAGCCAAGCCTGATAACAAGCTAAAAACCGTAGCCAAATATCTATTTTGTTAGAGAATAGCAGACGGATTGTTTCCAAGAATAACAATACTTGTTTGATATACCCAGAACGAAAGCTGTTACTATAACCACCTTACTCAAGAGTTGGTGACCGAAATCCATTTGcttcctcacaaaaaaaaaccacaaaaaaacaaaaaacaaacaaaacaacaacaacaacaacaacaaaaaaaccccacaacaaaaaaacccaacaacctgGAGGCTCGAATTCCATATTTTCAGtctggttagaaaaaaaatatcaatgagaatattttaaaaggagttGAAACAGCGACTTCAGTAAATATTGACTCTCCTGAGttgaagggagaaagaaaaaaaggaaaaaagagaaaaagaaaaaaagaaaaaaaaggaaaaagaaaaaaggaaaaaaaaaaaaaagacaagagaaaacaaaaggcaacAACCTGGAGCAGAACAATTAATAATTTGAGACGAACTCTTTCCGTCCTTTCACTCTCTGCATTCAACACACTGCTCTCTGGCGTGGAAGGTCTGCTGAAGACCATTCATTTAAAATCCAGGCACAAATCACATTTTACGTGTGTTTATTTAACCACGCCAGAACAGAGTGAGCAAACCCCGCCAACCATCCCGTTGTAAAGAGGAGCCCCAGTACCAGGGAAGTCATCTCTTTTACCAAATGCTGAACTTGGGGCAAAACTACGAGCATTGCCCGGGCATAGGGAAGGAGGATCCCGCTCACGGAGGCAAGAGCAGACCCGGGGGCTGCATCATTCCCAGGAACAAAGGAAGGAATACAGTCGATACATTCCATAACGTTTACATTTTCCCGcgattttttcttaattttccctTAGAAGTAGTGACCTGGGCAAAGCACCCTGCTATCTAAAAGACACTGTTATAGACCTTTTAGAAAAACTAAGTCCAAGGCCGAGGTGAACTTCAGGTCACCGCGTCTAACAAATATGAAAATGTCGCCTGGTGAAGGGCACGCCTTGTTATTTAACAAAGACTGTCAATGTGTAAGATtaataagaaacaaaatgcaCACGGTGTCACTTTTCGGTCACTTTGAAACTTGGGACAGCCTCGCATTCAAGAAGGGAAAGCTGGGGCTAAATATATTCAAAATGGTTCAAATCAAATTCAAACCAGGCTGCTAGTACGATTCTTCCTCCTCCTACCGCTCTCGGTGGAGGATGCCCGGGCACGGCGAAAGGTTGACTTgaattattatcattattattattattattattattattattattattattattattgttactatTCTTgctattattgttattttatcGTTCGGGGTAATTACGGTTTAGCCACGCATGTGGAGTGTAGCAGAAGTGTTTGCCTGCTTCACAGGAAAAAGGGGgatcctcttttttccccctctctgggTATGTATGAGGTTGGCTCTTCTGGGTGCATGGAAATTAACTCTCTCCTTCTGAACTTAATTGCACTGGGGTCCCGTCTCCTCCTTGGTCAGTTTTCTCTGTGAATCTCTCGTTCCTTCATTAACTGATTAAAGTCTCCTTCGCCAGTGAAATCGAGACTTTAGTCCTAGAAAATTAAGGGAGCTGGCctattttcccctccttttcttgctttggGAGTTTAGGATGATGCTACAAGTTTGTCAAAGGGAAGTACcggggaaaaaaagggtttctGAGATTGTTTATTACAGCCATAAATCTTGCAGTAAAATGTCGAAATGGCCGTGTGCAAGATAACACTTGGTGGTCTTGGCTGGGTTCTTGTTTATGataacaaaaccacaaagacaTGGAACAGGCCTTTTGGAGGTCCTGCCTCAGCACATCTTCGCAGACTAATAGAACCACACGAAAACAACAGACTTCAGCTGAGCAGTTCAGGTCACCTTGCAGATTTAGAATAGTATACAAAATTACGTCCTTCTCCCTGTAACGGAGCCCCGCGGTAGAAAGAGATGCAGTGAAACAAGTGTACTTTGAGATCTAATCACggaaaataatacaaaacagAGCCCGGTCAACTCTCCCAATATAGCGCTAAGCTTATAAATTGAGACACCACTTTTCGTTCTGTTTTTAGCGTGGCTTGGGATCTGTACTGCCGTGCCCGTAGTGTCTCAGGACTGATGCCGAGGCTAATATTTACGATAACACAGTGTAATTCATCTGGTCCTGGTCGGCAGGTATTTGTACGTCTGTGTctgtatgtgtgcatgtatCTCTTTACGCTGGAAAAATACTCTCCTCTGCTCATAGTAGGCTTTGGCAACCTTATTTTTTATAGTAATGTAGGGGGCAGCTTTATTCTTTTACAACAGGGGTAccttttttattacttcattttatttttccttccctattTTTTGTGTTGGCGTTTGGcgtggaggttttttttaatataaatctaAAAATCTCCACTTTCCTGTCGAATGTTGTTCAACAGTTCAACAGTTGCGGCTGTCtctgtgtgcttgtgtgtaACCGCATTTCCTCTCCACGCAGAGTAAATAGAGAAACTTATCTATTAACCCAGTTAAAGAGTTCCATAGATGTGCTGTTGGAAATGAGTAAGTAAATGTGTTTTAACTCTCTTTACAAATTAGACATTTGATAGGAGGAGGAAATGAGTGATTGTTTAGATAAGTAGCCCGGTATACCCAAGTGCTGGAAATATTCTAACATATTACAAGCCGCCTGCaatgtgcgtgtgtgtgtgtggataaAATATAAATCGATACGATGTGTGTCTTGTTAGATAGAATATATATTCAAATAGAATTTTATTGCATGTATCCATTATCTATAAAACTGCAAAAGACAATAATCTGAATTTAAACCAGGGTAACTGTTAATGTAATATCTTTAGGAGGGCAAGATCTAAACCGCATCATATTTATGCTTGATATATTAGATGTATTTTCCCATACCAGCAGATGAGATTACCGACTCAACAATTATATTCTCGAAGGGTGCGGTAAATATTTCTATGTGTTTATATCGTTTCCTGAAGAGgacggaaaaaaaaaatccaaaaccttcCCTCCTAACTCCAAATCTACCAGACTAACTGTCGTTCAGTAAGTATATTTTTCCCTTTAGAACAAAAGCGTAATTAGTTTAGCCATCAATTTTCGATTACATAAGGTCAGGGCGGTTGtctcttttccctctgagcTGCAAATATCGTTAACAGCCTTAGTTTTAGCAAAGCAGAGGTGCCCGGGTGCCCTCACCCTCCTACGCCAGGATTTGAGAGCTACTTCTGCGAAGGCGCTAGCGATTTCTCGCggaaatgaaaattaagaaataaaccCAAGCCGAGGCATGCCAAACCGGCGGACTTAAATTCGTAGTTTGGAAACCGCTCCTCCGCGGGGAGGGATGCTCGCAGTTAGCCCTGCGACCGCCGATAGGAAGTATTTGATACCGTCGTGTCcgccttcccttctctcccttccccctctcttcCCCGTTATTTTCAGGCTCATTATATCCCTCACAGCCCGTAAGACACTCGAGGACTCTCCTCGGCTGCCCCGCCACATTCATACTAACTTTTGAATCTATTCTTCCAGTTAGCAAAGCTTCAAAGGTGCAAAGGGCTGCTAGCCCCCGAGTTCCCGGCCGCCCGCCCGCCGGCCGCAGTGTCGGGGCGCTGGGGGCAGACCCCGCAGGGCTGCCGCCGGCCTGTGCTCGGCAGCCGCTGCCGCCCTCTGCCTTCACGCAGCCTCGGCTCCAGGCATTTGGAGACGGGCTTGTTTTAAAAGGACTGTGCAACGCCTTGTGCAACGCCTGCCTCCCTCTGGGTCACgcagctgggctgctctcaGCTTCCTACGCTCTGCCGCGGGAATGGAGAAACAAAAAGTGCggggggagggcagagggggagaaagaCTGTCAGAGCCGGATTACTTTTATCTCGCTTGACACCGGGACGGCCGGACGCGGCCCGGGTCGGCAAGCGGGTGGAGCCGGGAATGCTGGTGAAGAGCGGACACGGGGCGCGGGCGTCCGGTAGCCCCCGGCGGGACGCTCCCTCGGAGGGCGGCCGCTGTCCGGGGAGGAGGCGCGGGCGGCAGCGGCCCCCGGGAGCGGCCCCCGCGGTAGGTCCAGGGGCGCAGAGCTGCCCCACGGCCGCTCGCCCTCCTTCCATTTCCTGATCCGGGGTCCGCGGCCCCGCGCGGTAATTGGCGCTGGCGGTCAGGTGGTGATGGGGTGGCGGGGGGTGcgggtgtgtgtgtgcgtgtgtgtgttgtgtgtgttgtAGGCGCTCCAGGggtgggaagagaggaagggaggggagtGCGGCGGGGAAAggcgcgggggggggggggaagctggAGGCCTAAACTTTGGCAGCGGCGAACACTTGACAGGAGcgggagggggagaaggagggaggggagggaagacggggggggggaaggggaggggcCTCGCCGAGCCCAGAAAAACGACAACGCGagaaaaattagtatttttgcACTTCACAAATTAATGACCATGAGTTCGTTTTTGATAAACTCCAACTACATCGAGCCCAAATTCCCTCCCTGCGAGGAGTACACTCAGCACAGCGGCAGCGCCGGCAGCTCCGCCAGCTACCACCCGCACCACCCTCACCCGCACgccccgccgccaccgccgcctccgccgccgcACCTGCACGCCGCGCACCAGGGCCCGGCGCTGGGCGAGTACTTCCCGCGGCCGCGCCGGGAAGCGGGCTACCAGGCTCCCGCGGCGCCACCGGGGCCGCCTCCCGAGGGTCTCTACCCCGCGCAGGCACCTTCCTATCCCCAGGCGCCCTACAGCTACAGCAGCGCCGGCAGCACCGCCCCGGGCCCCGAGCAGCCGCCCCCGGGCGCttcgccgccgccgcccgccaAGGGCCACCCCGGCCcgccccagcccctgctgccaggCCATGCCCTGCAGCGCCGATGCGAAGCCGCCCCCACGGCCGGGTCCGGCACCGGGTCCGGCTGCCCGCTGCTGCCCGACAAGAGCCTGCCCGGGATGAAGGGGAAGGAGCCGGTGGTCTACCCCTGGATGAAGAAGATCCATGTGAGCACGGGTGAGTTGCCCTTGCCCGGGAGGAGGTGGGGGTGCGCCTGCAGAcgagggaagagaaggggggaGGGTGCTCCTGGGGCCGGGATGGGCCGTTGCGTGTGtggctttcctttctctttttcttttttttttttttttttttttttctttgggttttcttctccctccgCGTTTCCGAATactaataataaaattaaaaaaaaaaaaagaaagaaaaaggaaaaaaaaagtgagaaaccTTTTGTATCCGGGGTCCTTTATCAAAAGATTTACGAGACGCCAAACTGTTAGGGCAGTAATTATAGCCCCCATAAATTTAATTGCCCTGCAGTGGCTCTGGGCCATGTGTCTTTGAAGCTTTTCTTCTAACCCAAATGCCCATCACCATTTTTTATTGCTACTCGATTGTCCCCACTGTCGATAGGCCGTGAAACAATTTTTCTTGCCGTTTATGTATCTTATGTGGACCTGGTGTCAAGTTATTATATAATGATTATGTTCCATCgctttccccccctcttctccctgtCTTTCCCCTCCGCGTGTGcttgtgtgcctgtgtgtgcacGTTTCAGTCAATCCCAATTACAACGGAGGGGAGCCCAAGAGGTCTCGTACTGCCTACACCAGACAGCAGGTCCTGGAACTGGAGAAGGAGTTCCACTTCAACCGCTACCTGACCAGGAGGCGACGCATCGAGATCGCTCACACTCTCTGCCTCTCCGAGCGCCAGGTCAAGATCTGGTTCCAGAACAGGCGTATGAAGTGGAAGAAAGACCATAAACTGCCTAACACAAAGATGCGCTCCTCAAATCAGTCCACACTGAGCCAGCAGTCCAAAGCACAGACACAGGGCCACCCACATCCCCTCGATGGGGCTACACCCAACGCAGCCGCGCTATAAATACGTTttgggcttttaaaaaatatatatatatatatatatttccctATCTATTGGGGTTCCCCAGCTGCCCCGTGGTGGAGGCTGGCCGTTTGGACCAAACAACTgtgcaaaacaaagcaggaaaggaaGACGAGACGTGCCCAAGAACGGGCACATGTTTAAACCAAAACCCGGACGATTGTCAACATTGTATATAGATAATGGTTCCAtgctcataattttttttctatttatggAAACGCTCTTTTGCCCTCGATGTAAGAGAGGGCTGGATGCTGTCAAGGACGAATTCTCTACCTAAGACGgacgcttttttttttttttttttttttttttttttttttttttagaacaatttaaaaacaaaaggcGGTTAAAACAAAGCAATGACCTCGTGAAACACTTGTGTAAAGCATTGACTTGAATAGTGCTGTTCCATGTCGTGTTCGTGGATTCCTGTGTGTGTGAGGGTGCACAAGCACGTATGCACACAACAACAAGGGAGAGAGGACAAACACGGCCACGGGAGGTTAAAGACTTATAAAAAATGTCCCATTACGCTGtctaaaggaaaatgttttatgtaTCAAACGTAACTTAACTGGTTTTAAGTGTAGCCCCCGCAGTAGCTGTGATCTATTAGTTTTTCTCCACATTCCctattgcatttatttaattaaatattgcTATAAAGGCTGTTGCTGTCTCCATATTTGGCACCGTCTAAATCGTTTGGTTCCATGTACaatttgtggattttttggtgtAATGTATAACAGTGCCAAATACTGGTAATAAAGATTATTCTGTACAAAAGAATTAAACGCTTGAAACACAAGTTCACTCAGTGCTGTTTCGTCCACCTTGTGCTTGGCTGGTGTTGGCGTTGTTTTCACTTGGATTCATCTTGTCAATAAGGTAATGGTTGCTCTAAATATGGTGAAAAACCTCTTGACTCTTAATTACCTGGGAAAAAACAGCGCTGTAGGACGGGGAAAGGTCTTGCTGCGTTGCATAGGTGAGTGGTATTCTCTTTAGCGGATTTGCGGCAGAATTCCTCGGGCACTACATCGCTGTCCGTGCCACTGTTTTCCGCTGCGTTACAGAGAAACTGAGCTTCTACTGGGAGCCAATAAGCTCTCATGATGGGTTTTGCTGAATGAGAAGTCACACATGCTCCCCATGATAACACTTCAAATCTTTAGCCAGTCGTGATTTATTCGTTCATTTTCGCCTGATTATGGTTTCTCAATTGGCTACCACTTTTGAAGGGGAATACATGGGCAGTAACCTTAAGTTTCTCCAGgctgccttttctgtttctgtttcctttcgTTTCCTTTCTAAGACTGTTTCGAATTGTGTTGAGAAAGCTTCGGTAGAAACACGAATTTGGGTACTACccaggaggtttttttgactGAGACTGTGGAAATGCTTGTGGAAAAGTGGGGTTCAGGTGGTTCCAGCTCAAGGCTGCACATCTCGATGCTTCCAGGTAGCTAAGGAGTGCAGGCGATGTGAAGCTGCTAAAGGGGAGCCTTGCTTAGGACTCCCACAACAGAAAGGAGCACTGAACAGGGTGGGATTCACAGGAAAAGCCCTGGAAAGGAGCTCTAGAGCTAGTAAAACTTCAAGAAAAGGCCTGAAGACTTgttttatttacataaatacATCCGAAAGGGATTTTTGGTATCAATGTCCTCTTTGGGTGAGTGAGGCTGCCAGGACCGGGTGCCATCTTCAGCTTCTGGGTGAAGTAGCACCAGGCCCCAACGGCACCACCAGCATCCCTGCCTGACAAAGCAACACGAATCGTCCCgaagaaaaatgtaatgtgCCACTGGCAGAGTACATTCAGCATCAGGGAAGGGGTGGACGTAAATACCCTCAGCAAACACTGCTGTCTCCAAATCTGACCAAGTAACAGACCTGAAAAGTGTGCTTCCACTCCCATATCACTGTTTACTAAACCCTAAATAGCCATCTGCCTCCATATCAAGGGAGGACAATACAGCTGTAGGTGAGGTAGCTACTATCCACAAGAGTGTATCTAATTCTTCGTTTTGTTTACCGCTTGCGAATCCCTCAATAATTTTAGAGCCAAAATTAGCAAAACCGAGCAAAATTCCAGCTGAAACGTACTAACTGTCAATGCAGGATTTCTTTAGCGTGTAGCCTATGCGTATAAACCTGGTTTGCTCCCATTGTAAAGAGAAATGAAATCACGCTGCAAATAGCAATTTTAGCGAGAATCATTAATCACCTCCTACAATAAATACTTCTTTGTAATTCAACAGCGGTTCTGAAAGGCATTCTCTTGGAAAAGTCTGTGAAGACGCAAAGGATttccttggaaagaaaaaaaaaaaaaaaaaaggcagaaagaaataaaaaagtgatCATGTGTAAAGACATAGCATCTCGGCTGTCTGCTAAAAAAACGTACACGCTTTTGCTGGAGACTGAACCTCGGAGTGCAAATTACCACATGGCCTATTATCGTCGTGAAAggtaaattttcattttccccCTATTCTCCCTCTGCTTGTGCTGCTCAAGGGGCTCTGCTCGCGGGATGGGAGCCCTCTGCTCCCCGTCCGATATCGCCAGTCTTTACAATAACTTCGAAAATTACATCGTCCAGTTTAAATTCTCGCATTGTGCTCCCTTTGCTAAGGCAACCGGGAGTTCACCGAGAGGACAAATTTTCTATCccattaattgttttttttagaGGAGCAGACTGACCCTTCAAACCCTTGACCTTTAAAGACAGTATCCTTTTTAATCCGGCACTTGGACCTAAatgtctttttcccccctccctctctccctctctcccgGTGTCTCTCACACACGGATTTATCTGCTCTGGCCACAAAGGAGAGAGTGGCCCAAAAACGCTGGAAGTGGAAGTTTGTcaatatttcaaagaaagacTAAATCACCTCGGAGTCAAtttgctggctgcagggaacGCCACACCGCTAACCCCGGCACCCACCTCCCCTCCACCCACCAAGAAAAACGCTCCTTTTCCTAGGTCCCCTCCTCGTTTCTCCTGCAAGCTCTTGCTGTACCTGGTGTTTTATTACACAAGGAACTTAGCTGTGACAAGCGCCTTGTGGTATTTAATAACTAGCGCCGTCCTGCATTGGAGGATTACCCAATGCcgggacttttttttttttttttcttaaaaaaaaaaaaaaaaacaaacaacaaaacaataactTCGGAATTCCTGACGTCCAGTGGCCTTGTTTCTCAGTGTTTGTAAAcgaggaggggtggggggggagcgGTCACACAGGCAGAGATCTTGACAGGCTTGCCATACAACTTCGGCCCCCCGCCCTGgtcccccccccgccccctaACCTCCTCTGGGGCCCGATCCAATCGGTCTCGGGCCCGCCCTCCGTTCCCACACCTCCGCCGGAGCTGGCCGGGCTGAACAGCCCCGGGGGACCCCGCAGGACTTAGCCCCGGGGAGGCGGAGGCTCTTGCCCGGTCCGGAGCCTCAAGGCCTGGCCGGGCCGTGAATGGGTGGGACCCATCCGGGGGTCGCCCCTGGGCTGTCCCTTTGGGCGAAGGAGCCTAAGCCAGGCCCAGGAGTGTCCCGGTGGGACCGGATctccctgcatggacaggggaAATCTGGAGGCCGATTCCCCTCGGCCCCAGGCGGCCCTGGCTCCGCCCGGGCCTTAGGACAGGCAGTATTGACTCGCGGAGGGCAGCTCGGGGGGGGATGCAGCCCCTGATGCTCCCCTGTCCCCCTACCAGCAGGGCTCAGAGCCAGCCCCCCCATACCCCTTCCCAGCAGACAATGAGGATCTGGGTTCAACTGGCTAATTTTTGGGGGCGGCTGGTAGTGCAAAGGTGCCCCATCCCGCTGTACAGAGCAGGACAAAACCGTATTATTAATGCATAAGAATTCTCCCGAGAAACCGAGGAGCTGTCAAAGACAGCAGAGATTAGGGGACCAAAGCAAGAGAATTCCTGCGCTCACAGATAAAGGTGTTGCGTCTGTTCTGGGGGAGATATTGAAATTTTAATCTTTAGAGTCACGTGACTCATTAAATAATTAATGCAGATAGTCAGGAATGGATCTGTGGCCGTCAGTCCTCACTAGGAGTGATTCTCTCAGAAGTGAAACTCAACTCCTTATTActggagtttgtttttttttttttttcctttttaaaaaaacccacctgatTTATCTTGAAAGATTCTAAACTTCTTAAGCAAGCAGTAGGGTCTGTGTTGGTAAGTAGATAGTGTGTATTTCTAGCTTGATGACTTTAATTGTTTGTGCTTGCTTTGTCTGCTGAGCGTTTGCTTAACAAGtttaatatttagaaatgtTAAATCTTTGTTTTAGCTGCCTTGTGGTCACATTACTGCTTTTGGTGATTAAGTGTTACCGAGGCAAACACATTTGATAATGTTCTAATTCACACTGTGGAAGGCTGGGTGCCACAGTGCAGGAGGACCTGCTTTGTTCAATTTTCCTGGCGTTAATAAATCACCGGCTCCTAATGCAGGGCCAAAAAAGCAATGGAAAGGCAATGAGCATTGTAAAGGAAAAGTCATGGACGAATTTCTCTATGACTCATTAGTCTGAACGATTTATGTACGAACTTAAAGTGCCGCAATGAATATTAGAGTTTAGGAtaacaacaaattaaaaaaaaattgtcatggGCTTGTAAAGTGCGTTATTGCTACTTAGCAACTCTTTCAAGAAGCAGCATAGTTTAAAGGGTTGTAGCAGTGTAAAATATGGTGGCGCGGTTTAATACctccaaaataaataacagaaagTCGCTGGCACCATATTGAGATACACGCTTCATACTTAACACGCGTGGGGCAAGCCAGCCATGACACGCTTGATCGATTATTATTGCCATTTGTACCATGACTATTGATTAGGGATCAAAACGGCTAAGGTATGAGTTTGAACCTAAAATGCCAGGGGGTTCCCCTTGTACTGGAGCCGAGTGGAGCGATAGGTAGAGCTAACAATAACCCTAGGCAGCAGCGATCGGGGTCTCCGATTGCAGCTTGAACTTCCCATTCTCTTTTGTGTTTGCCAGTAGATCTTAGCAGTCAGCGCCCTCAAATTTATGAGATTGCAATAAACAGCTTAGTAGGCTATTATCGCACGATTTTATGTAGACT
Coding sequences within:
- the HOXA4 gene encoding homeobox protein Hox-A4, which produces MTMSSFLINSNYIEPKFPPCEEYTQHSGSAGSSASYHPHHPHPHAPPPPPPPPPHLHAAHQGPALGEYFPRPRREAGYQAPAAPPGPPPEGLYPAQAPSYPQAPYSYSSAGSTAPGPEQPPPGASPPPPAKGHPGPPQPLLPGHALQRRCEAAPTAGSGTGSGCPLLPDKSLPGMKGKEPVVYPWMKKIHVSTVNPNYNGGEPKRSRTAYTRQQVLELEKEFHFNRYLTRRRRIEIAHTLCLSERQVKIWFQNRRMKWKKDHKLPNTKMRSSNQSTLSQQSKAQTQGHPHPLDGATPNAAAL